The following are from one region of the Mesorhizobium sp. B4-1-4 genome:
- a CDS encoding trypsin-like peptidase domain-containing protein produces MRLEEQWRKCTVVIGSAKAGTENDIVPWCTGFLVDAAQGKPWGKYVVTAAHALTDKDDCPVDIRFNTKDGSSRNYYVDTPCWITHPTDDNVDVAVLPIDIPDWADCTLILQQPTVMDDFKFRTKNIGVGSRTYTVGLWKFLHGENRNQPFVYTGHIGLVPEDQKVPVRPWAPSHRNERVLVDAYLVEGEPLDGVSGAPVFVRRTIDNRLHADLDPKGKTKTYVEGSIWLLGMHSDSFTGKAGVEYQMPPGGTFIVPRGVNVVVPSMKINEVLNHPDLKRARKSSEDDASLPDKSSLSAEEVVRRRDAGLRKALNTPPEPKTKPDAV; encoded by the coding sequence GTGCGGCTGGAAGAGCAATGGAGAAAGTGCACTGTGGTGATCGGCTCCGCGAAGGCCGGCACCGAGAATGACATCGTTCCGTGGTGCACGGGATTTCTTGTTGATGCAGCTCAGGGCAAACCGTGGGGTAAATACGTTGTAACAGCTGCTCATGCGCTCACGGATAAGGACGACTGTCCGGTTGACATAAGATTCAATACAAAGGACGGATCGTCTCGCAACTACTATGTAGACACGCCTTGCTGGATAACGCACCCAACGGATGACAACGTTGATGTTGCCGTCCTACCAATAGATATTCCGGATTGGGCCGATTGTACCTTGATCCTCCAGCAGCCGACCGTCATGGATGACTTCAAGTTCAGGACGAAGAACATTGGTGTTGGGAGCCGTACATATACGGTTGGCCTTTGGAAATTCCTTCATGGAGAGAATCGGAACCAACCATTCGTCTACACCGGTCACATCGGCTTGGTCCCAGAGGACCAAAAAGTACCTGTCAGACCTTGGGCTCCCTCCCATAGAAACGAACGAGTGTTGGTTGATGCTTATCTGGTAGAGGGTGAGCCGTTGGATGGTGTCAGTGGCGCTCCAGTCTTTGTCAGAAGGACAATCGATAATCGTTTGCACGCTGATTTGGACCCCAAGGGAAAGACCAAGACTTATGTTGAGGGTTCGATTTGGTTATTGGGGATGCACAGTGATTCCTTCACTGGAAAAGCGGGCGTAGAATACCAAATGCCACCGGGAGGAACATTCATCGTCCCGCGTGGAGTTAACGTTGTGGTGCCTTCAATGAAAATCAATGAAGTTTTGAACCATCCGGATTTGAAGCGGGCGAGAAAGTCCAGTGAGGACGACGCTTCTCTTCCGGACAAATCATCACTCTCGGCGGAAGAAGTAGTGAGGCGACGGGACGCTGGATTGCGCAAGGCGTTAAACACCCCGCCGGAACCAAAGACCAAGCCGGACGCGGTGTAA
- a CDS encoding IS1595 family transposase produces MTNITDPIFNDNDKAREHLEAIRWADGVYCPHCGNADPASLHLLKGKSHRPGLYQCNACREHFTVTVGTVMERSKIPLCKWVLGFHLYAASKKGLSAHQLHRMIGVTYKTAWFMAHRIREAMKEDVKSSGPLGGEGKIVEADETYFGPKDTIKKRTIRGKPANSSKRSIVALVERGGKARMFHVERATKESVRDVLVRNADRKSTLMTDESNFYPITGLEFADHATVKHTGGEYVRYEADRIVHTNTIENVFSVFKRGMVGVYQHCGEAHLHRYLAEFDFRYNRRAALGVTDRERADDLIRGTGGKRLMYA; encoded by the coding sequence ATGACGAACATTACCGACCCGATCTTCAATGACAACGATAAGGCGCGCGAGCATCTTGAAGCGATCCGTTGGGCCGATGGCGTCTATTGCCCGCATTGCGGCAATGCCGATCCGGCTTCGCTGCATCTGTTGAAGGGTAAATCGCACCGTCCCGGCCTGTACCAGTGCAACGCTTGCCGCGAGCATTTCACCGTCACCGTTGGCACCGTCATGGAGCGGTCGAAAATCCCGTTGTGCAAATGGGTTCTCGGCTTCCATCTCTATGCCGCCAGCAAGAAAGGTCTTTCGGCGCACCAGCTGCACCGCATGATAGGCGTCACCTACAAGACTGCCTGGTTCATGGCGCATCGTATCCGCGAGGCCATGAAGGAAGACGTGAAGTCATCCGGCCCGCTTGGCGGCGAAGGCAAGATCGTTGAAGCCGACGAAACCTACTTTGGCCCCAAGGACACGATCAAGAAGCGCACTATTCGCGGCAAGCCCGCCAATTCGTCAAAGCGTTCCATTGTGGCGCTTGTGGAGCGTGGCGGCAAAGCCCGTATGTTCCATGTCGAACGCGCCACGAAGGAATCCGTCCGCGACGTGCTGGTCCGCAATGCCGACCGCAAATCGACGCTCATGACCGACGAATCCAACTTCTACCCGATCACCGGTCTGGAGTTCGCAGACCATGCCACCGTCAAGCACACTGGCGGCGAGTATGTCCGCTACGAAGCCGACCGCATCGTCCATACCAACACGATTGAGAACGTGTTCTCGGTCTTCAAGCGCGGCATGGTCGGCGTCTATCAGCATTGCGGCGAAGCTCACTTGCACCGCTACCTTGCGGAGTTCGATTTCCGCTACAATCGCCGCGCCGCTCTTGGCGTGACCGACCGTGAGCGGGCCGACGATTTGATCCGTGGCACTGGTGGTAAGCGGTTGATGTATGCGTGA
- a CDS encoding SOS response-associated peptidase, whose product MCGRYTRYLSWSEIHRLYRLTAPAEIGRNDAPRYNIAPTEDVPFITAGDDGNHKLRTGRWWLVPFWAKEMPKAAMFNARIEGVDTTPAFRDALKSKRCLIPADGYYEWTISPADKGRDPWHIFQPGHAPFSFAGLWAHNSNLDVTSCTIITEPSGAPVDLIHDRQPLILDPAFYDAWLDPKTPAGGLKDILSHDIDGQLQFYRVGREVNASVKDKLPNDYAGLIEPIKLL is encoded by the coding sequence ATGTGTGGTCGCTACACCAGATATCTGTCGTGGTCAGAAATCCACCGCCTCTACAGGCTGACGGCGCCGGCCGAAATCGGGCGCAATGATGCACCCCGCTACAACATCGCGCCGACCGAAGATGTCCCCTTCATTACCGCCGGTGACGATGGCAACCACAAGCTCCGAACGGGCCGCTGGTGGCTGGTCCCGTTTTGGGCGAAGGAGATGCCCAAAGCGGCGATGTTCAACGCACGAATTGAAGGCGTCGACACGACACCAGCCTTCCGAGATGCACTCAAGTCGAAGCGCTGCCTGATCCCCGCCGACGGCTACTATGAGTGGACGATCTCTCCCGCCGACAAGGGCAGAGACCCTTGGCACATCTTCCAGCCCGGCCACGCGCCGTTCTCGTTCGCTGGTCTGTGGGCCCACAATTCGAACCTCGACGTCACCAGCTGCACGATCATCACCGAGCCATCCGGAGCGCCCGTCGACCTGATCCACGATCGCCAGCCCCTTATCCTCGATCCCGCCTTCTACGACGCCTGGCTGGACCCGAAGACGCCTGCTGGCGGCCTGAAGGATATTCTCAGCCACGACATCGATGGGCAGCTGCAGTTCTATCGCGTCGGCCGCGAGGTCAACGCCAGCGTGAAAGACAAGCTGCCGAACGACTACGCCGGCCTGATAGAACCGATCAAGCTGCTATGA
- a CDS encoding DUF3606 domain-containing protein, producing MADDKTKRDFRDRDRVSGSEDYEVAYFARKFQLTMPEARDLIKKHGNDRETLEREAKALAKS from the coding sequence ATGGCAGACGACAAGACCAAGCGCGACTTCCGCGACCGCGACCGGGTGTCTGGCAGTGAAGATTACGAGGTCGCCTACTTCGCGCGGAAATTCCAGCTCACCATGCCGGAAGCGCGAGACCTCATTAAAAAGCACGGCAATGATCGCGAGACGTTAGAGCGAGAGGCGAAAGCCCTTGCCAAAAGCTAA
- a CDS encoding cupin domain-containing protein: MRKILIPALLIAAALYATGALALDSGGTPVVVTPLASRTATASGQPITLPQKNVQVLVSTYDIAPGATLPVHRHPFPRYAYVEAGTLKVTNVETGNSNTYKTGDFIIEMIGQWHQATNIGDGPVKLLVIDQVEEGVKNTELRQ, from the coding sequence ATGCGGAAAATCTTGATACCGGCACTACTGATCGCGGCCGCGCTTTATGCAACAGGCGCCCTTGCGCTGGACAGCGGCGGAACCCCGGTGGTTGTCACTCCGCTTGCATCACGCACGGCAACCGCTTCCGGCCAGCCGATCACGCTGCCGCAGAAGAATGTCCAGGTGCTGGTGTCGACCTACGACATCGCGCCGGGGGCGACGCTGCCGGTGCACCGGCACCCCTTTCCCCGCTACGCCTATGTCGAGGCCGGCACTTTGAAGGTCACCAATGTCGAGACCGGCAACAGCAACACCTACAAGACAGGCGATTTCATCATCGAAATGATCGGTCAGTGGCATCAGGCCACCAATATCGGCGACGGCCCGGTCAAGCTCCTGGTGATCGATCAGGTCGAGGAAGGCGTCAAGAATACGGAATTGCGTCAGTAG
- a CDS encoding copper homeostasis protein CutC has translation MTAETRPPLIEICVEGIGGLLAAQAAGADRVELCASLVEGGITPSLGTVRAALDQATVPFHVMVRPRGGDFLYSETEYRSMLADVAALRDLGVPGVVFGCLNADGTIDERRMGELTEAAGSLNVTCHRAFDMTRDPIEALEALIRCKIGRVLTSGQRDTAIEGLPLLADLVRQAGDRIIILGCGGLDLGNIAEVRAKTGLTEMHFAALKDVPSAMRYRNPKVGMGGSDLDREYRNTLTDTPLVAAIIAAAKA, from the coding sequence TTGACCGCAGAAACTCGCCCGCCGCTGATCGAAATCTGTGTCGAAGGCATTGGTGGCCTGCTCGCCGCGCAAGCTGCCGGCGCCGACCGGGTCGAGTTATGCGCCAGCCTTGTCGAAGGCGGTATCACGCCGAGCCTCGGCACGGTGCGCGCCGCGCTGGACCAGGCAACTGTCCCGTTCCACGTCATGGTGCGGCCGCGCGGCGGCGATTTTCTCTATAGCGAGACCGAGTACCGCTCGATGCTCGCCGATGTCGCGGCACTGCGTGATCTCGGTGTGCCCGGCGTGGTGTTCGGCTGCTTGAACGCCGACGGCACCATCGACGAGAGGCGCATGGGCGAACTGACAGAGGCCGCAGGTTCCCTGAACGTCACCTGCCATCGTGCCTTCGACATGACGCGCGATCCCATCGAGGCGCTGGAAGCGCTGATCCGCTGCAAGATCGGCCGCGTGCTGACCAGTGGCCAGCGCGACACCGCGATCGAAGGCCTGCCGTTACTGGCCGATCTGGTGCGGCAGGCCGGCGACCGCATCATCATCCTGGGCTGCGGCGGGCTCGATCTCGGCAACATCGCCGAGGTGCGTGCGAAGACCGGGCTGACCGAAATGCATTTCGCCGCCCTCAAGGACGTGCCGAGCGCCATGCGCTACCGCAATCCGAAGGTCGGCATGGGCGGCTCCGATCTTGACCGCGAATATCGCAACACATTGACCGACACGCCGCTGGTGGCGGCAATAATCGCGGCGGCCAAGGCATGA
- a CDS encoding GNAT family N-acetyltransferase produces the protein MTAPIDRIAQDDEAAILALNNEHAAELSWLEAERLSFLLGEAFYARRIGDLEAFIMTFDQDANYDSPNFVWFRERYERFIYVDRVVVAAHARGRGHARRLYQDLFDHARRAGHTLVTCEVNSDPPNPTSDAFHAALGFAEVGDAVIHGGKKTVRYYARQIVG, from the coding sequence ATGACCGCTCCGATTGACCGCATAGCGCAGGATGACGAAGCGGCCATACTGGCGCTCAACAACGAGCATGCCGCGGAATTGTCCTGGCTCGAAGCCGAGCGGCTGTCGTTCCTGCTCGGCGAGGCCTTCTACGCGCGCCGCATCGGCGATCTCGAAGCCTTCATCATGACCTTCGACCAGGACGCGAATTACGACAGCCCAAACTTCGTCTGGTTCCGTGAACGCTACGAGCGCTTCATCTATGTCGATCGCGTCGTCGTGGCGGCGCATGCAAGGGGCCGCGGCCATGCACGCAGGCTTTATCAGGACCTGTTCGATCATGCCCGGCGCGCGGGCCACACGCTGGTCACCTGCGAGGTCAACTCGGACCCGCCCAACCCCACCTCGGATGCCTTCCACGCCGCCCTTGGCTTTGCCGAGGTGGGCGACGCGGTGATCCATGGCGGCAAGAAGACCGTACGCTATTACGCCAGGCAGATCGTGGGCTGA
- a CDS encoding acyltransferase family protein: MSEISATHMVPSRSVVDRSARARLAYLDGWRGLSIALVLIGHFFPVPGINLGVLGVEFFFVLSGRLMAEILFIERYPLKKFFKRRFSRIYPALLVFVVAAMVALSGTFVAFKWKAALTALTFTYNYAGILVTRAGALDHIWSLCVEEHAYVILALISATVVSRDRVIPLLLGLALLAMANGAVSYWAFKLDYEATYWRTDVHIASILLSASICLLKADGRLPAVLEGPYVAPLAAATAVLLFMDAVPTPIHYLLAVPLLALAVNALDFSTGYLCGLLSALPMTMLGLWSYSLYLWQQPFYKFVYEQGSNPWPMLAGVFACALCSYYVIERPAREWLNRNW; this comes from the coding sequence ATGTCCGAAATTTCCGCAACCCATATGGTTCCGTCCCGATCCGTCGTCGACAGATCGGCCAGAGCAAGACTGGCCTATCTCGATGGCTGGCGCGGCCTGTCGATCGCCCTGGTGCTGATCGGGCATTTTTTCCCGGTTCCCGGGATCAATCTCGGCGTGCTGGGCGTCGAATTCTTTTTCGTCCTCAGCGGCAGGCTGATGGCCGAGATCCTGTTCATCGAACGCTACCCGCTGAAGAAATTCTTCAAACGCCGTTTCTCGCGCATCTATCCGGCGCTTCTGGTCTTCGTCGTCGCTGCCATGGTCGCGCTCTCCGGCACCTTCGTCGCCTTCAAATGGAAGGCGGCGCTGACGGCGCTGACCTTCACCTACAACTACGCCGGAATTCTCGTCACCCGTGCCGGGGCGCTGGACCATATCTGGTCGCTCTGCGTGGAGGAGCACGCCTATGTGATCCTGGCCCTGATCAGCGCGACTGTTGTCAGCCGCGATCGCGTCATCCCGTTGCTGCTGGGGCTGGCCCTGCTCGCGATGGCGAATGGCGCGGTCTCGTACTGGGCGTTCAAGCTGGACTACGAGGCCACTTACTGGCGAACCGATGTGCACATCGCATCGATCCTGCTGTCAGCCTCGATCTGCCTGCTCAAGGCCGACGGCAGGCTGCCGGCGGTGTTGGAGGGGCCTTATGTCGCTCCGTTGGCGGCTGCGACCGCGGTCTTGCTGTTCATGGACGCAGTGCCGACGCCGATCCACTATCTCCTGGCGGTGCCGCTTCTGGCTCTGGCCGTCAATGCGCTCGATTTCAGCACTGGCTACCTCTGCGGATTGCTGTCGGCCCTGCCAATGACTATGCTCGGCCTGTGGTCTTATTCGCTCTATCTGTGGCAGCAGCCATTCTATAAATTCGTTTATGAGCAAGGCAGCAACCCGTGGCCGATGCTGGCCGGCGTTTTTGCCTGCGCACTCTGCAGCTATTACGTCATCGAGCGCCCGGCGCGCGAATGGCTCAACCGCAACTGGTGA
- a CDS encoding FAD binding domain-containing protein, translating to MYSVNYHRAASVADAAKLVKSGDAKLLSGGMTLIAAMKTRLAAPSDLVDLSRIKELQGVKVSGKTITVGAATTHYDVSNDEKLRKACPALANLASLIGDPAVRYKGTIGGSIANNDPAADYPAALLALGATIITNKREISADKFFKGLFETALKDGEIITAVSFTAPAKAAYEKFRNPASRYAIVGVFVAKGKDGVSVAVTGAGDDGVFRSKEIEAALAKNFDAAALNGVKVPAKNLMSDMHASADYRANLITVMAKRAVAAANA from the coding sequence ATGTACTCGGTCAACTATCACCGTGCCGCCTCGGTCGCCGATGCCGCGAAGCTGGTCAAGAGCGGCGATGCCAAGCTGCTATCGGGCGGCATGACTTTGATCGCTGCCATGAAGACGCGGCTCGCGGCGCCTTCCGATCTCGTCGATCTGTCGCGCATCAAGGAACTGCAAGGCGTCAAGGTATCGGGCAAGACAATCACCGTTGGCGCCGCCACGACGCACTATGACGTCTCCAACGACGAGAAGCTGCGGAAGGCCTGTCCGGCGCTTGCCAATCTGGCGTCGCTGATCGGCGACCCGGCGGTACGCTACAAGGGCACGATCGGCGGCTCGATCGCCAACAACGATCCGGCGGCCGACTATCCGGCGGCGCTGCTGGCGCTGGGCGCCACCATCATCACCAACAAGCGCGAGATATCAGCCGACAAGTTCTTCAAGGGGCTGTTCGAGACGGCCTTGAAGGATGGCGAGATCATCACGGCGGTCTCCTTCACGGCGCCTGCGAAGGCTGCCTATGAAAAGTTTCGCAACCCCGCCTCGCGCTACGCAATCGTCGGCGTGTTCGTGGCCAAGGGCAAGGACGGCGTCAGCGTCGCCGTCACCGGGGCCGGCGATGACGGCGTCTTCCGCTCGAAGGAGATCGAAGCAGCACTGGCGAAGAATTTCGACGCCGCTGCGCTCAACGGCGTCAAGGTGCCTGCCAAGAACCTGATGAGCGACATGCACGCTTCCGCCGACTACCGCGCCAATCTGATCACGGTCATGGCCAAGCGCGCGGTGGCGGCGGCCAATGCCTGA
- a CDS encoding xanthine dehydrogenase family protein molybdopterin-binding subunit: MGIEGVGARVARKEDKRFITGAGRYVDDMVVPGMKHAAFVRSPHAHAQIKKIDVKKAQGMPGVIGVLTGKELKADGIGNLICGWMIHSKDGTPMKMGAWSPLAVDKVRYVGDAVVVVVAETRGQARDAAEAVEITYKELKAVVDATKALENGAPQIHAEAENNLIFDWELGDGKATDAAIKAAAHVTRMKIVNNRLVPNAMEPRAALGHYDKAEDHYTCWTTSQNPHVARLVMSAFYNIAPENKLRVIAPDVGGGFGSKIYIYPEEIVCLWASKKTGVPVKWVADRTESFLSDAHGRDHVSTVEMAFDKNNRITGLKVDTIANLGAYMSLFSSSVPTYLYATLLSGQYDIPAIHANVRAVYTNTAPVDAYRGAGRPEATYVLERTMEAAARELDISPAELRRLNFVTSFPHQTPVIMNYDAGDYGASLDAAMKTADYAGFAGRKAEAARQGKLRGIGMSCYIEACGIAPSAAVGSLGAGVGLWESAEVRVNAVGTIEVLTGSHSHGQGHETTFAQLVNQRLGVPIDSVSIVHGDTDKVQMGMGTYGSRSGAVGMSAIVKALDKVEAKAKKIAAHLLEADEGDIVIENGALKVAGTDKNVPWFQMALAAYTAHNLPAGMEPGLKETAFYDPSNFTFPAGCYICEVEIDPETGTTEIVQFVAADDFGNIINPMIVEGQVHGGIAQGIGQALLEGAHYDASGQLLTASYMDYTMPRAGDLPSFKVSTSNTPCPGNPLGIKGCGEAGAIGSPPAVINAITDAIGITDIAMPASPSTVWAAIRAATKH, translated from the coding sequence ATGGGCATTGAAGGTGTTGGCGCTCGTGTCGCGCGCAAGGAAGACAAACGATTCATCACCGGCGCCGGCCGCTATGTCGACGACATGGTGGTTCCCGGCATGAAGCATGCGGCCTTCGTGCGCAGCCCGCACGCGCATGCGCAGATCAAGAAGATCGACGTCAAGAAGGCACAAGGCATGCCGGGCGTCATCGGCGTCCTGACCGGCAAGGAGCTCAAGGCCGACGGCATCGGCAATCTGATCTGCGGCTGGATGATCCATTCCAAGGACGGCACGCCGATGAAGATGGGCGCATGGTCGCCACTGGCCGTCGACAAGGTCCGTTATGTCGGCGATGCGGTCGTGGTGGTGGTGGCGGAAACCAGGGGCCAGGCGCGCGACGCGGCCGAGGCGGTGGAAATCACCTACAAGGAATTGAAGGCTGTCGTCGATGCGACCAAGGCACTCGAAAACGGCGCGCCGCAGATCCATGCCGAGGCCGAGAACAATCTGATCTTCGACTGGGAGCTTGGCGACGGCAAGGCGACCGACGCGGCGATCAAGGCGGCGGCCCATGTCACCCGCATGAAGATCGTCAACAACCGGCTGGTGCCGAACGCCATGGAGCCGCGCGCGGCGCTCGGCCACTACGACAAGGCCGAGGACCACTACACCTGCTGGACGACCTCGCAGAACCCGCATGTCGCGCGGCTGGTGATGAGCGCGTTCTACAACATCGCGCCGGAAAACAAGCTGCGCGTGATCGCACCGGACGTTGGCGGTGGGTTCGGCTCCAAGATCTACATCTACCCGGAAGAGATCGTCTGCCTGTGGGCTTCCAAGAAAACCGGCGTGCCGGTCAAATGGGTAGCCGACCGCACCGAGAGCTTCCTGTCCGACGCGCATGGGCGCGACCACGTCTCGACCGTGGAAATGGCCTTCGACAAGAACAACAGGATCACCGGGCTGAAGGTCGACACGATCGCCAATCTCGGCGCCTACATGTCGCTGTTCTCGTCCTCCGTGCCGACCTATCTCTACGCCACGCTGCTGTCGGGCCAGTACGACATTCCAGCGATCCACGCCAATGTGCGCGCCGTCTACACCAACACGGCTCCTGTCGACGCCTATCGCGGGGCGGGGCGGCCGGAGGCGACCTATGTGCTGGAACGCACGATGGAAGCCGCCGCGCGCGAGCTCGACATCTCCCCCGCCGAACTGCGGCGGCTGAACTTCGTCACCTCCTTCCCGCACCAGACACCGGTGATCATGAACTATGACGCCGGCGATTATGGCGCCTCTCTCGACGCGGCGATGAAGACCGCCGACTATGCTGGTTTTGCCGGGCGCAAGGCGGAAGCGGCCAGGCAGGGCAAGCTGCGCGGCATCGGCATGAGCTGTTACATCGAGGCCTGCGGTATCGCGCCATCGGCCGCGGTCGGCTCGCTCGGCGCCGGCGTCGGCCTGTGGGAATCGGCCGAGGTGCGCGTCAACGCGGTCGGCACCATCGAGGTGCTGACCGGTTCGCACAGCCACGGCCAAGGCCATGAGACAACGTTCGCACAACTCGTCAACCAGCGCCTTGGGGTGCCGATCGACAGCGTCTCGATCGTCCACGGCGACACCGACAAGGTGCAGATGGGCATGGGCACCTACGGTTCGCGTTCGGGCGCGGTCGGCATGTCGGCGATCGTCAAGGCGCTCGACAAGGTCGAGGCCAAGGCCAAGAAGATCGCCGCCCACCTGCTCGAGGCCGACGAGGGCGACATCGTCATCGAGAACGGCGCACTGAAGGTCGCCGGCACCGACAAGAACGTGCCTTGGTTCCAGATGGCGCTTGCCGCCTATACCGCCCATAATCTGCCGGCCGGCATGGAACCGGGGCTGAAGGAGACGGCGTTCTACGATCCGTCGAACTTCACCTTTCCGGCGGGCTGCTACATCTGCGAGGTCGAGATCGATCCGGAGACCGGAACGACCGAGATCGTCCAGTTCGTGGCCGCCGATGATTTCGGCAACATCATCAATCCGATGATCGTCGAAGGCCAGGTGCATGGCGGCATCGCCCAGGGCATCGGCCAGGCGCTGCTGGAAGGCGCCCATTACGACGCCAGCGGACAGCTGCTGACGGCGAGCTACATGGATTATACCATGCCGCGTGCCGGCGACCTGCCGTCGTTCAAGGTCTCGACGTCGAATACCCCATGTCCCGGCAATCCGCTCGGCATCAAGGGCTGCGGCGAGGCGGGCGCCATCGGCTCGCCGCCGGCGGTCATCAATGCCATTACCGATGCCATCGGCATCACCGACATCGCCATGCCGGCTTCGCCGTCCACCGTGTGGGCCGCGATCCGCGCCGCGACGAAGCACTGA
- a CDS encoding (2Fe-2S)-binding protein encodes MSDVSLMVNGRRVSGEAEDRMLLVHFLRENLGLTGTHVGCDTSQCGACVIHVDGKAVKSCTMLAVQASGSTVVTIEGLANGADLHPMQAAFKEYHGLQCGFCTPGMIMAATDMINRHPEGLDEATVRAELEGNICRCTGYHNIVKAILAASKTMSKGAAKGKAKQAA; translated from the coding sequence ATGTCGGACGTTTCGTTGATGGTCAACGGCAGGCGGGTCAGTGGCGAGGCCGAGGACCGAATGCTGCTGGTTCACTTCCTGCGTGAGAATCTCGGCTTGACCGGCACGCATGTTGGTTGCGACACTTCGCAGTGCGGTGCTTGCGTCATCCATGTCGACGGCAAGGCGGTGAAGTCCTGCACCATGCTCGCCGTCCAGGCTTCAGGGTCGACCGTTGTCACGATCGAAGGTCTCGCCAATGGCGCCGACCTGCATCCCATGCAGGCCGCATTCAAGGAATATCACGGGCTGCAATGCGGTTTCTGCACGCCGGGCATGATCATGGCTGCAACCGACATGATCAACCGCCATCCCGAAGGCCTCGATGAGGCGACGGTGCGGGCCGAACTGGAGGGCAATATCTGCCGCTGCACCGGCTACCACAACATCGTGAAGGCGATCCTGGCCGCATCGAAGACGATGTCGAAGGGCGCCGCCAAGGGCAAAGCGAAACAAGCTGCGTGA
- a CDS encoding FIST signal transduction protein: MSALTTDEPDPDAFARAVAAEAASIDAGFALLFFSQSLVEAGALSRALSVHAPGLHHAGCSTAGEITPQGLEEGHMLAMLLPSASFTAVSAMVDNLSSSGMDTITGEVEALRRTLRGRVGGESTRNTFALCFIDGLSYAEEAVSSAIHWGLDDIPLLGGSAGDDLKFETTRLISDGKVTSDSAIIVLIATEIPFHVFKTDNFVPTDEKLVVTASDADHRIVRQFNATNAAEEYAASVGIVPQTLTPLSFASHPVVVKVGGEYYCRSIQRMHADGSLSFFCAIDDGVVLSIAQPKDMVESTRAALREVEERLGGIDLILGFDCVLRRLDARNRQVFRDISELYRVNNVIGFGTYGEQYRSMHLNQTFTGIAFGDRQAAE; the protein is encoded by the coding sequence TTGTCGGCGCTGACCACGGACGAGCCGGATCCGGATGCCTTCGCACGCGCGGTAGCCGCAGAGGCCGCCTCGATCGACGCCGGCTTTGCCCTCCTGTTCTTTTCCCAGAGTCTCGTCGAAGCCGGCGCTCTGTCACGGGCGCTTTCGGTCCATGCACCGGGGCTCCATCATGCCGGCTGTTCCACTGCCGGCGAGATCACGCCGCAGGGGCTCGAGGAAGGCCACATGCTGGCGATGCTGCTTCCTTCGGCCTCGTTCACCGCGGTCAGCGCCATGGTCGACAACCTGTCCTCTTCGGGCATGGACACGATCACCGGCGAGGTCGAGGCGCTTCGGCGCACGCTGCGCGGCCGGGTCGGCGGCGAGAGCACCAGGAACACCTTCGCCCTCTGCTTCATCGACGGGCTGTCCTATGCCGAGGAAGCGGTCAGCTCCGCCATCCACTGGGGCCTTGACGACATCCCGCTGCTCGGCGGCTCGGCCGGCGACGATCTGAAATTCGAAACGACGCGCCTGATCTCCGATGGCAAGGTCACCTCCGACAGCGCGATCATTGTGCTGATCGCCACGGAAATTCCCTTCCACGTCTTCAAGACCGACAATTTCGTTCCAACCGACGAGAAGCTGGTGGTGACGGCGTCCGATGCCGATCACCGCATCGTGCGGCAGTTCAACGCCACCAACGCGGCCGAGGAATATGCCGCTTCCGTCGGCATCGTGCCGCAGACCCTGACGCCGCTGAGCTTCGCCTCGCATCCGGTGGTGGTGAAGGTGGGCGGCGAATATTACTGCCGTTCGATCCAGAGGATGCACGCCGACGGCTCGCTGTCGTTCTTCTGCGCCATCGACGACGGTGTCGTGCTGTCGATCGCGCAGCCCAAGGACATGGTGGAATCGACGCGCGCGGCGTTGCGCGAGGTCGAGGAGAGGCTGGGCGGCATCGACTTGATCCTCGGCTTCGACTGCGTGCTGCGCCGCCTCGACGCGCGCAACCGGCAGGTCTTTCGCGACATTTCGGAGCTCTACCGGGTCAACAATGTCATCGGCTTCGGCACCTATGGCGAGCAGTACCGGTCAATGCACCTCAACCAGACTTTCACCGGCATAGCATTCGGTGACCGCCAAGCGGCTGAATAG